A genomic region of Drosophila kikkawai strain 14028-0561.14 chromosome X, DkikHiC1v2, whole genome shotgun sequence contains the following coding sequences:
- the LOC108083857 gene encoding uncharacterized protein: protein MATNLLLLLLVPLLLVTVSIPGPSAALECYACDSAEDAECATRPGQQLEVEECSAPGDECVTSISAGLTRRGCLGRLYPNGYCAAPCDRCNTSLCNRHVYPADRLRCYQCSGADCIDVTSRPQLLLPCPIYREDDRCYTNVVHLSNTLRGCEHTNLPETCPHVCLKCNYNGCNAEKTVTETRCLQCTHNRLAPNPDCLRNQDPAVEHPDQPKCSLSNTTVTHCANKVMYGHRENCYTHRNTQTEVLQRGCSTTMGFFPTGELSECHGEFCNANCQDIACAVCNSTADPGCRAGRNLPTAKCAAGTTSCYSCEQDTFLRRGCADEDFAPSPMGESCQLCRDGDSCNRFSVRTCYRCTAQDQDKEDCAAMELPTLMTTSNCSGPAELCVSTVVSRLDGIYTLRGCAGEVPECSANDPYCVRCNGSLCNDAPTLWRQKQLDRTDTDLDLALSNNGWWSIVQYWWSRRLR, encoded by the exons atggCCACTAATttgttactgctgctgctggtgcccCTTCTCCTGGTTACAGTCTCCATACCAGGACCGAGTGCGGCCCTGGAGTGCTACGCCTGCGACTCCGCCGAGGATGCAGAGTGCGCCACGCGGCCTGGCCAGCAGCTGGAAGTGGAGGAGTGCTCGGCGCCTGGGGACGAATGCGTCACCTCGATATCGGCGGGCCTTACGCGACGCGGCTGCCTGGGGCGTTTGTATCCGAATGGATACTGTGCCGCACCGTGCGACAGATGCAACACGAGCCTGTGCAACCGGCATGTCTATCCCGCAGATCGCCTAAGGTGCTACCAGTGCAGCGGAGCTGACTGTATCGATGTGACGAGCAGGCcgcagttgctgctgccctGCCCAATTTACCGGGAGGACGACAGGTGCTACACCAACGTGGTTCATCTGTCCAACACGCTGCGGGGCTGCGAGCACACGAATCTGCCGGAAACCTGTCCGCATGTCTGCCTCAAGTGCAACTACAATGGCTGCAACGCAGAGAAGACCGTCACGGAGACGCGCTGCCTTCAGTGCACCCACAATCGACTGGCACCCAATCCAGATTGTCTGAGGAACCAAGACCCCGCTGTAGAGCACCCCGATCAGCCCAAGTGCTCGCTGAGCAACACTACGGTGACGCACTGTGCCAACAAGGTGATGTACGGCCACCGTGAGAACTGCTACACACACCGAAACACCCAAACAGAGGTTCTGCAGCGTGGCTGCTCCACAACCATGGGCTTCTTTCCCACCGGCGAGCTGAGCGAGTGCCACGGGGAGTTCTGTAATGCCAACTGCCAGGACATTGCTTGTGCCGTGTGCAATTCCACGGCGGATCCCGGGTGTCGGGCGGGTCGCAATCTGCCCACGGCTAAGTGTGCTGCCGGCACTACATCCTGTTACTCTTGCGAACAAG ATACCTTCCTGCGACGTGGCTGTGCGGATGAAGATTTCGCCCCTTCCCCCATGGGCGAAAGCTGCCAGCTGTGCCGCGATGGCGACTCCTGCAACCGCTTCTCCGTGCGCACCTGCTATCGCTGCACTGCCCAGGATCAAGACAAGGAGGACTGTGCGGCCATGGAGCTGCCCACACTGATGACAACTAGCAACTGTTCCGGACCGGCTGAGTTATGCGTTAGCACGGTAGTCAGTCGACTGGATGGCATCTACACGCTGCGCGGATGCGCCGGAGAAGTACCGGAGTGCTCGGCCAACGATCCGTACTGTGTCCGTTGCAACGGAAGCCTGTGCAACGACGCTCCCACGTTATGGCGTCAAAAGCAGCTGGATCGGACGGACACGGACCTGGACCTGGCTCTGTCGAACAATGGCTGGTGGTCAATCGTCCAATACTGGTGGTCCAGGAGGCTTCGATAA